gctctgtcgcacaggctggagtgcagtggcacgatctcggctcactgcaagctccgcctcccgggttcacaccattctcctgcctcagcctcctgagtagctgggactacaggcacccgccaccacacccagctaattttttttttttttttttttgtatttttagtagagacggggtttcaccatgttagccaggatggtctctatctcctgacctcgtgatccacccgcctcagcctcccaaagtgctaggattacaggcgggagccactgtacccggcctggaATCTCCCAGTGTTTTAAGTGTATTAAAAACTAACAGAGGAGACTAAGAGACGGGTCAGTGGGCCACAGAGTAGCAGAGGGGTGTCTGAGATACTCAGGGATGTCCCAAGTTGCAGGTGAGTCTCTTCAGCAGACGGGAAGGGAGGGGTAGTGCCCTACTCAGAGGCTGAGTACACACTATGCCGAGTCCTGCCTGACAGAGTCCTGCCTCTAACCTGAAGCAGTTTATTTCCCATTTCTGGCTTCCAACCTGCGCTGCTGTGTCACCAAGTAGTGTGAGAATGGAATCTACAATGAGGAAATCAATGAGCAGTCCCATAAGTACATATGTATTTTTCCAGtcttttaaacttgtttttttccccaccagTAAAAGAaagctgctatggtttgaatgcatTCCCCAAAGTTGATGTGTTGCAAGCTTAATCCtcagtgcaacagtgttgagaggtggaacCTTTAAGAAGCAATTAAGTTATAAGGGCTCTGCccccatgaatggattaatgccattatcattggaatgggttagttatcatgggaaTGGGTTCCTggtaaaaggatgagttcagtccccttccctctctctcacccATTTGATGCCTTCCACCAcgtgatgacacagcaagaaggccctcaccagatgccagcaccttgatctgggacttcccagccaccctccagaactgtgaggaaataaatttatcttctttataaattagccagtctcaggtactcTGTTATAACAGTGCAAAACAGACAAAGGCCTATATCATTTTCATCAGGAAAAGAACTTTCTTACACCTCAGAAAAAGAACCTTCTTATACCTCCAGATGTAAACATAACACTTAAGTGTGATACTACCTGTGGTCCTAATGTTAATATACAATGGTTGTCCTCAGAGAAGCCCTTCTCCTGGGAGGGGCATGTGGCACGGTGGTTGAGGGTGCAGGCTGGGCCTGAacttgaatcccagctctactacTGACCAGcaatgtgaccttgagcaggtccTTGGATGTCTCTACAGACTGGGGGGACCAACAGCATCCACTTCATAAAGTTGCAGCAAGGATTTAAGGAGGCTGTGGGAGTTGGGTGCCTAGGTCAGCACACTGCCCATGGTAAAAATACGCCCTCAAGAAGCACAGGCTATGGTCAGGAGACCTCTGGGAACTCAACTGCTGAAGGTGAGCACAGGCTGACCCAAAAGACAGTGAGCCTCACAGCCCAGGCAAAGGTTGGAAGTGAACTTTGTCTGAAGGTCCAGGGAAGGTAGATACCAGGTCAGGTGACAAGCAAGCTATACTTTCTGGGAAAGTAGCATTTGAGTATTCAAGGTCTCTTTTAAACTTCAGGATCAAAGATAATAAGAACCCATGGATAGCATTTCACACCCATTTTGTTTTGCAGGGACCAGGTACTAACACTGTACCCTCTTCCTGAAGGTGCTTTTTAAGACATTCCATGCTGTCACCTTCAAGCAGAATAACCCATAGAAGCCTGTGGTGCCCAGAGCTCTTAAAATATGTTACTCTTGGCTTTCCTAGGAAAAGTTAAGTCTGTCCAAAGATCAAACAATTGAACAGTGAGGTGATAAATAACCTTTGCCTCTCCATTTTTCCATTACCACCCTTGTGCCTGTCATTTCCCCCTTCTCTAGTTTCAAAACGCACTCTTGTGAACACACCCTGTATTTATCACTTGTCTCCATATATTTTTAGTTAATGTTTCACAAGAGTATCTATTAGTGGATTTTTCATGTTTCCAAGTGCAAGTTTACCCTCATGTTTTTAAGTCTATgggtaaagagaaaaataagagacaAGAGATATGACTGGTAGAAGTGAGCAAGTAAAAACTTAAGAAGCCCCACAGGCTGTTTTTCAAGTTCAAGTTTTGCTAGCATTCACTACAAGTATAAATTCTGACAATAGGCAGCATTGggcccattctttcttttttttgagacaaaatttcactcttgttgcccaggctggagtgtaatggcaggatctcagctcaacgcaacttccacctcccgggttcaagcaattctcctgcctcagcttcccgagtagctgggattacaaatatgcaccaccacgcctggctaatttttgtatttttagtagagatggggtttctccatgttggtcaggctggtctcgaactcctgacctcaggtgatccgcccaccgcggcctcccaaagtgctgggattacaggcatgaaccaccgcgcccggccacattgGGCTGATTCTAATCAGAACTTGTCCCTTGAAAGAAGAGATTTGTAGCCTAAAAGACTATTAACCAAATACTGCTCCAAaagtttttattagagataatttttatatatacatacacacgtcatatgtaatatatgggtgtatatatagaACATGTTATCTTTCATCCTATATCGTTACTAAGATGACATATAGTTATTAAAATCATTTCTTcaatacagatgcaaaaaataggccaggtgcagtggctcacgcctgtaatcccagcactttgggagactgaagcgggcagatcatttgagcccaggagttggagaccatcctgggcaacatggcaaaacccatgtTGTATttttctacaagaaatacaaaatatatatatatatatccgggcatggtgtcacatgcctgtagtcccagctactcgggaggctgaggtaggaggatcacctgagcccacggaggttgaggctgcagtgagctgtgttcacgccactgcaatccaacctgcctcaaaaaaacaaacaaaaaaaccagatgcaaaatataataaacatcCCATTTGATTTTAGCTCACAAGTGGTAATTTGAGAGAAAAGATGATTTAAGATGCTATTCAACAATTGGAGAGATTTGACCTGGGCTATGATAATGGCATTGTGGTTACGTAGGAGAATGTCTTTGTCCTTAGGAGACAGATGCTGAGGTGTTCGGGGGGAAGCATCTGGATGTTTGTAATTGATTCTCAAATGACTCAGGGGTGGAGGAAAGTATCTgtccagagaaagagaaagcaaatgtgGAGATGTTCGCAATTAGTGAATCTAGTCGAAAAGCAGACTGGTGTTCATTGCACTATTCTTGCCACTTTTCTGTagatctgaaatattttttaaaggatgttttaaaaagatagttcTTGTTATGATTAAGCACAAAAGCCTACTTCCTCCCAGGAAAACAGAACATATGTGTAAAAACACTGGCAATTTTCTAAAATCTTGATTAAAATGCATTGCcaaaatcagaatatttttgtaaaatcttataactaaaaataaaatgcctgtCTTTACTCCAACCAGTGAGTTAATACATATTCTATATTGGTGCATAGCAAAGTCAAAGAATCcataataaaaacaagaagaaTATATACAAGACAGCAAAGACACATGGAATGATAAATGCTCAAGACTGGCGGGAAGCTTTTAAGGAATTCTATTAGATTTCCCATTTGTTCTCCAATGTAAATAAGGCCCTAGAATTTTAGAGCTGAGAAACATCAGGGAGAAATACAGTCCCAATAGTTCAGTCCTTAGTTTGTAGGTGATATAAGGCAGAGTCAGAGAAAATTCTGTAAGTGTGGAAGTGTACAAGTGTTTCAAAGCTGTAAAGTGGTCTTAAAATCCACCTGGAACCCCTTCCTGTGAGTTACAATCAGCATTAGATCAATGTCCCTTGGAAATGTCCTACTTATTTCATGGAATTCTTTCCAGTAGAAATCAATTTCCTTGGCAATTTTAACTCATGGCAGTTCCAAAAAGTTTGAAGTATTTCCAACTGAACAAGAAGAGTAAGTCGAGTGTTTTCACAAGTTTTGTGAATGataacaaaatatatttggtAAGGAAAAGgataatgagaaataaaaagcagacaCAGGACCAACAAATAATGAAAGAGCTGAAAAAATGACCATGTTACTCAATATTGATTTGccaaataaaaccacaaattaCTGAGTATCTTCTTTCCACTTCTTAAACCTACTTCTGAAGCAatatttccattcattcattcatgtattcaaatatttaagCTGCTAATATGTAAAGACATCAGAAGGACTTCAATGGCcatactgtaattttttaaactatgtaaTATTGTCCTTCTATgacagcattttttcttttttacagacaggatctcactctgtcacccaggctggagtacagtggcacaatcatggctcactgttgcctcaacctcccaggctcaaggaatcctcccacctcagcctctacagtagctgggactacaggcatgtaccaccacacctggctgattttttaaatttttcagtagaaatgtcttgctgtgttgaccaggctggtatcaaactcctcacctcaagcaatcctcctgcctcggcctcccaaagtgctgggattacaggcatgagctaccgcacagggcagcatttttttttctggatatgaagaaagttattttttaaagcctaAATATGCAACTAAATTGAAAATAATCCTCTATATCTAAGCTTTATGAAATGTGAACTGTGAGCAAATATAATTCTACATTGGAGGGAAAATAtaatctcaggggaaaaaaatccaagcTTAGGACTCTGAACCATGAAGCAACTGTCGAGATGGACCTTTACTGGATCTTGCCCTTAATTATAGGGTTCATGCAGTCTTAAACCTGGGTTTCAAAAACCATTAATAATTACCCTTAAGTGGCCAACAAAAGGAAATTTTCATAATCAGGGTGGTGTGCCCGTAAAGACTATAAAAGTGTCATGATTCTGCTCAGCTTTTCAAACTCTTCTTTGATTCTTCTAGCTGTTTCACTATTGGGTGACCAGGTTAGTGTGATTTTGGTACTACCTAGAGCTCCTTCTGTTTGCATTAATACTCTGCTTCTTTTTAGAATGGTGTGAAAGATAATGGTCTGGAGAGAATGTGAGTTTATGCCATCTGGAGATATTCCCTGTAACTTAGAAGCTAGAAGCTGTGGTCAAGTATTCTTCAAGACCACAGCCTGCAGAGTGCAGATCAGGTACATAAAAAGTGTAGAATGTTTTTAATTACTAATAAAAATGTTTGGCTCCAGGGACCATCTCCTAACAGATGTACTCTAAGAACAGACATTTAACATACTATctaagatgtcttttttttttttttttttttttttgcaacattggctcactctgtcgcccaggctggagtgcagtggcatcgcactcactgcaacctctgcctcccgggttcaagcgattctcctgcctcagtcttccaagtagctgggactataggcatgcaccaccatgcccggctaatttttgtatagagaccgggtctcaccatgttggccaggcttccacggtctcgaactcctgacctcaagtgatccaccctcctcagcctcccaaagtgctgggattacaggcatgagctaccgtgcccggcctaagatgcttatttttaaaacatgttggTAGTTACTGGTGCCGTTCCAACCCCGACATTCTCTTTTCCTTATTCTCCCCCATTTATGCCAAGGAAATGGCCCAATGGCACCAAAATCCTGCAGACAACCCTCAGCACAAAACTCTACTTCAGCTTTTTGGtaagtttattttcttcacaatttataGGACACCAGAATGAGTACTAAAAAGTCTCCTGAGGAACTAAAGaggatttttgaaaaatatgcagCCAAAGAAGGTGATCCAGACCAGTTGTCAAAGGATGAACTGAAGCTATTGATTCAGGCTGAATTCCCCAGTTTACTCAAAGTAAGTGGCCATCCGCAGAGCCCGCTTAATGGGACTGatggtgggaggggagggaggggagaggactcTGGTAGAGCCTTATAGGGACCGTCGCTTGAGGGAGGACACATGCAGGTGGGGTTTCTTCCCCTTAAGTCAGGCCACATTTCAGAAGGCAAGCTCTCAGAAAACAAGGGCCAAGCCTTCTATCCCTCCTGCAACCTCAGCACAGGACTCTGCAGGACTAGCCATGATAAATGGAAGCAATGCCAAGCTATGCCTGGAAGACCCACAAGTCACCAAGCAAACCCACTAAGGCCTTCAGCATGGATTCAGTACTTCTGTGCCAGGCTTTAGGAAAACAAAGAAGACTGCAAAATAGTGTTAGCTGGCCTTGGACAGGCTTCATTTCTATATGTAAAATCCCTCAACAAGACCAACACTTAGCAGTCTGTTAGGAAAACCCACTGACAAATTGCCTTGTCAGCActcatttatatttcaaaagcatttaaatttgttttcatcaCTTAAATTTGTGTTAATGAGGCAACCATGCATTTCTAAACAACTTTCAAGAAAGGAGTAAATTTCCTGGGCCATAAAGTTTCACATCAAAATCACCCCAGAGTTGTCAAAATCAAAATGCATTCAAGGCAACAGAGTGCAGAGAAGAGCTGATCCTCCTCGCTCCAATATACAGTACTTCCTTTCCTTTTGCTAAAGGAAAAACTGACTCAGGACACTTGCTAAAGATGGTAAGGCAACTTACTCCAGGAGGGCCATGGCGATCCATATAGGGACCACTGAAACGGGTTCTTGCCATGGGGAGAGAGAGTGGGCTCAACTCCAAAAAGGACAAGTGGGGGTTTATGACCATGGAGCAGGATGGGGGgccagtggatggaaaattaccaaGGAAATATCCAGGATAAGGAGATTCTGGCTAAATTGCCTTAACAGGATTCTAgctgaaggcaggccaggtgATCAAATATTAAGGGTAGTCAGATACAAGGACAGAGAGGGAAGCCCAAGGTCGGGCCTAGTCAAGCAGAGGACTCAAAGGAGAGAGTCATTGTCATTTTGCAATTAAAAACCATCTTCACAACAGAAGTGACTATGCAATTATTTCGTATGACTCAGTCACTATTTAGCTCTAACTTCAGGAGAgaacatttcttcaaatattttaaccaGCTCTCCAGATTTTAACCAGAAATGTCCCTTCTGCCAATATGACAATTGGAAAGACTTCTGTTTttaatactaaaaaagaaaaaaagctgaattCAATGACCACATAAtctgatattttctcattttcttatagTTGAAATATAGAAGAACTTGTAAAAACAGTTAAAGTCACTAGCAGAAAAAGggactttttaattaaaaagcaaaacaagttagtgaaaaaatttaaaattttaaaaagccctttattttttctaaaaggaagaaaaataatcatctAACAGGAAAACCTAGGCCATGTACTCAAACAAGTTGTTTCAAAAGGTAACATGGGTAACTTTTTCTATACTTTATGTCTTTCCTACAAAAAGTATGTAAGACATAATCTGGAAGAAGGTAGGAAGACTAATGGTAAGTTCTGAAAGTCTGCTTACATGTACCTGATTATATTTCCATAAGGTTTCCATTACTAAGGTTTTCTGCCATACTCTGTTTACATATATCATCACCATGTATGGTTTAGAATCTAGTAAGGCTTcaggaaaacagtgtttcatattCATAAATCAAAGGCTGAATAAGTAACTTACAGTTTGGTCTTGTAATTAAAGCAAAGTGCTAAGTGTTTTTATAGGAATCTTAGGGGTTAAAATATATCTTCCATAGAGATGTGTTGCACAAAATTGTGAATCTACTTAGCACTactgaactgtatgcttaaaaatgattaagagcGTAAATTcaatgttatgtgttttttaccacaatttatatatacatatatatatataatatagtctaATTTGAAACTGACAAACTGAACTGTTATTTCAATCGGTTTTCTAAGTAGTATTTTGCACAGATAGACTCCTACCTGAAAGTCCAAGTACCTGAAAGTCCAAGTAGTAATGGCTTTAAGATTAGAGTTTTATGGTAGAGACAAAAATTAAGTCCGCTTAAGACACTGCAGGAAGTTCAGTAGTCAAAAAGCCTGCACACGATCTCACATGACATCTCAAGCAGTGGTTCTCCAAGTGTGGTCCCAGAGCAGCAGCACTGGCACCACCTGGGAAGCTGTTGAAAATATAGATTCTCCAGCTtgaacaacacagcaagaccttgtctctattaaaaattttaaaaaattagccgggtgtggtggcacacgcctttagtcccagctactcgggaggctgaggcaggaggatcatttgagcccaggaggtggaagcagcagtgagctgtgatcatgccactgcactccagcctgggtgacagagcaagaccttgtgtacagattctcaggccccacgCCAGGCCtagtgaatcagaaactctggaggtggggctggcAGTCTGTACTTACTAAGGTCAGCAAGTCCATcgtgtgattctgatgcatgctaaagCATGGGAACCATTGAGCCAAAGTCATTTTGCATA
This genomic stretch from Pongo pygmaeus isolate AG05252 chromosome X, NHGRI_mPonPyg2-v2.0_pri, whole genome shotgun sequence harbors:
- the S100G gene encoding protein S100-G, which gives rise to MSTKKSPEELKRIFEKYAAKEGDPDQLSKDELKLLIQAEFPSLLKGPNTLDDLFQELDKNGDGEVSFEEFQVLVKKISQ